CACCTTCTTCAGTAAATATTGTATCTGCTTTTTTAGgatcaaatgttttaaaaatcatgtcCTTTAAATGGTTTTCAACCATTGCTTGTACCTCTGTTACTTTAACTCCTTTTGAAATAGAAAAAtgaaacaatggggccgattctcttgtacacaatctctaaactaaactaaaatgacacgtctaaatctattgctatccctctcataatgttgcttgcggaaaaggatagcactagatttagacctgttaatttagtttagtttagagattgtgtacaaaagaatcgaccccaatgtggctaattcctttgtacacaatctctaaactaaactaaaatatcacgtctaaatctattgctatccctttcataatgttgcttgcggaaaaggaaagcacgagatttagacctgttaatttagtttagtttagagatttggccccagtgttttattattataactgtgACTGTGTGTGATACTTAATATGATACttatatttagaactagcttattcccgcgtcGTCCAACTGCGGGTTAAATtatcaaaactcctttcttagcggatctctacattataatagctatctgcatgccaaatttcagcccaatccaaccagtagtttgagctgtgcattgatagataagtcagtcagcttttccttttatacatataccctctaacaaataaacctggaatagcggtggaatagttatactctgttttgtctttctctgtcatcagtaatttgacatttgaaggaaaaagacaaaacagagtataactattccactgCTATTCcaagtttatttgttagagggttagattataaaaattataacatcCCATCCCATAAAATGACATGTCCCTGGTctctctggtgggaggcttcagccatggctagttaccaccctactgaaGCTGTTATTAGGTATGTCACATTGTAGAAACCAATTAAGGGTattataagtttaaaataaatctgcCATATCTCCTCCATGTTAGACCATCATCACTTGGTAAGTTCGCAGTCAAGTCaacttgtatctaaaaaaattaaaaaaaggccaagtgcgagtcggactcacgcaacgagggttccgtactcggtatttttttcgacattttgcacgataaatcaaaaactaacgcatacaaataaattaaaatctgttttagaatgtacaggtaaagcgctttcatatgataccccacttggtacagttactttgaaagttgaaaatctaattgttattatttgttaatgagcatgtttaaattattttttgggaTGTAGTCACAAATTCACTTGtgcttataagacctacctacctgccaaatttcatgattctaggtcaatgtgAACtacactataggttttcttggcagacagacagactaatagacaacaaagttatcctataagggttctttttgaggtacggaaccttaaaaataaaaatgctgcCAACATAACATTCCTAttcatactaattattttttttaacctatagtgtctgtctgtctgctagctttacttACGATTTTCATGAAGTTTGGTACTGAGTTAGCTTCCATTCTTGGATGGACTTTGGCTATTATTTGCTGCGagaaatcagagttcccacaggtttaaaaaacctaaatccttgtGTACCAAGTTGTGGAcattatctatttggtacagagatagcttgcatcctggagaaagATATAAGTTACTTTTTCTCCTGacaaatcaaagttcccacaggattgaAAATAAACCTATATCCACATAGATGAAGTCTCGGGGTCTCATGTTACAATAACTGAGctatttagctgaaatttggaatggagaaaACTTGACTTCGAATGAACACATTTATTACATActacttttttgaaaaatcaaagattacCTATGAgtttaaaacctatatccaaGCGGACGTAGTTGTGGGCATAATAAGTAAAATAGTAAATTATTGTAACACAAGTAagataaatttaacagattcaaataaaattacctcCAAGAATAAGCCATTCTGCCAATAAATTTGCCATTTGAGCAACAGCATTATAATTAATGGACAGCTGTTCAATAACTTGCTCTGGATTTCCTCCTGCTTGGAAATATCTTTTGAGCTGTCCAAATATACCTGGCTCCATTATATAGTCAGGCGTTTTAAACTTCTCCAAGCACTCTTGCAGAACTTCTTCAGGATTGTCAATGACATCTTCTGTACCTTCATCCTggtgtttattaaaaaaagttaattattCAGTGAAATACGAGCAGTTTTCGCTTCGCTCAGGTTGTGTACGTTGTCGAGATAACTTattacatgcaaattctcaagtttctagagCCAGCTATTTGCACTGTATTATTAGTTGTTGGTCAGTTATACTCCTTTGATACAGGTAGGTATTTCACTTGTAACCCTATCCAATAGTGTACAGAGGGGGTAAAAGCCATGTGCAAGCCAGGCCTAACATTTCAAATGTACAGTATGGGCATTTGCCACTTGAGAGGCAATTAGTTTTTGAGAAATTCAATTCGTGGAAATGATTCTTGATGATGAAAGGCAAACTTACTTCATATTGGTGATTTGAGCCTTCCCAAATACGCTCATCTTCATATTGGCTAGGCATGGTGTAGATACTATATTTTCTGTTTTGTTTAGGtgagataataataaattatgtactttATCAAACAGTACGGTCAATATCACATTTTTGTTAAAATGGTTAAAATCAGGCAGACGATTTTTGTTGGTATGAAATGGATTAATGGATGACGTCTGAAATGGACACAGCAGCAACCACAGAGTAATAACTCATAAATTAGGTTCTTCTCTTTGACTATTATAAACTCTGTGGCTTTGTggtattattctatctacggatTGAGAGGCGTTTTTGGCGGGAAACGCGAAATGCGCtttttaataggctacttgactctttttttaagttggtcttaaatggttaatatttgtcctattatatcaaaaaaattaacactatatttttttgcgccctaataaccgtaaaactttaatttaaaaatatatttttcttagacaggtgaaaacactggtcggccatgtttggccgatagattatctgtgctctgacgtcatgcatttgtaaacaacagcataacctcccaaagtttaataaacatgacttctatactagtttacatgaaaaatatagtaattatcgttattgtatcatccgagaaagtaaaaaacgcatcgataaagaccacaggaaagttgtggattagagtgcccagtgaaataaatatacgtaacacgcaaagacttgcttaaagggatcctatatgactaacgacttcaacccaaatttatttttgcaaagatcactttgttgtaagtcttacttaataacttattcaatttataaagagaaaacgatatttttttacgtttactatgagtttttagaaatatataaaaactagcttatgcacgtgacttcgcccgcgtggacttcataaatttcaaacctccatttaacccactcaggggtggaatttcaaaaaatcctttcctagtggataccttctctttacctacaaagaacacacccaccaaatttcatgtatctaggaccagctgtttaggctgtgcgttgatatataagttagtcaggactctaaattttatatatatggatactacgttagtccccgcgtgacatagggatgacatttctttgtttacatattttaatgacgtcacatcatggctgacagcgttttctgcgtttcaaataaaaataaaaactgtatttttttaaaattggatttatatatccatcctgcgtttttaataattgttattgatatatttcgttgtcttaagcaaaatactataataaataatcatttattggacgaaattagatatgagtcaagtagcctattgaaaattgttaaaaatatatgtaggcGTGTCAacgttataataggttttactgtcatagattccgtgaaatGAAACGTTGCATGAAGCTTTACTCTATGaaaaagaagccatcttggattagccggcagagttggattttgacggACACACGCAGgttgtctgattcagaattcactctagcctttttattcgaattcagattagcttaggAAATTCGAGATAGAtagcttttagcgtgaataTTAATAATCGTGACATTTAACTctgattgtgataatgtagattGATTGTGTTGGATCGTAAAGTGAATTCTAACCTCTAGCGATTCTCAGCGAGCCGAGTGTGCGGGTGTTATCGTTTGCTAGAATCTTGCGTATGCGAGCAGCAGTATCGTTTGATTCTATGCTTGTGCAGAACTTTTGCCAGGAGTTTTTTTCATTTTCCCTGACGCGTTTATTGTATTGGTATTGGGCCTCCTTATAGTTGTCCCAATCTTGTTCTTGTTTGGTGTTTTTGGCTCTGTTGAAAAGATGTCTAAGTTTTTTCCTCATTCTTTCCAGATCAGGACCCCACCAGCTGTTTTTCGATGGttgttttatgttgtttttctttaggggacaagcttgttcatagcttgttctaatatattttgttagtttatttacgTTTCCTTCGATGTTATCGATATCATTGATGTTTTTTGGTTTACTTACACCTATTTGTTGTGTCAGcaggtttttgtattttagtaTGTTGGTTTTCCTTGGATTTCTTTTTGGTACATGTTGAGTTATCATGAGATCTAGCTCATAGCATATCCGCCTGTGGTCAGAGAGAGAGGGCTCATCACTGACTCGCCAGTTCTTTACGTGGTCTGCGGCTCTGGTTGACGCTAGGGTTAGATCTATTATGGTTTGGTACCTACTCGTCACAAAAGTCGGTTCGGTACCCATATTAATAATTGTTAGGTTAGTGGTTAGTAGGAAATTTATTAAACTCTCACCACGTTTGTTGTTGGCTGTGCATCCCCAAAGGTTATGATGTGATGCGTTGCTGTCGACAGAGATGATTAAATCCATGTCGTTATCTTCACAGTGTGTTACAAGCTCCACCAATTCTTTTGTTGGTATTGCGTCCTCAATGGGCATGTATATTGATGCTAGGACCACTGGTTTTGGCAGTCGCCCCATGCCTTGTTGTattccattatttattttaactgctGTCAGATCTCTGGAACAGTATTGTGTTAGTAGTAACGCTGTAATACAGCGTGGAATGTAGATGCATGTTCTTGGTGGTTCATCATTGCTGTGTGAAAAGATCTTACCATGACAGCTTCCGAAACCACATATGGTTTTTCCCCTGACCCACGGCTCCTGGATCAGGGCGATGGTCTCGTCTTCAACCTCCAGCTGCCTACGTAACGTGGCCGTGGCGAGGTGTTTGTGCTGGAGGTTGGTTTGAATGATCTTTATTTTTCTGTCGCCCTCTGTGCCGGGGGTTGTTCGGCAGGGGCAGTTTTTTCTGAAGCGTTTTGTGTCGCCTTTCTCTCCCGGGGTTGTATGAGGTTAGTCCGGGAGTCCGCTAGCATTTCCTCGATGTTGCCGAGGATTGTGCTTACGGAGGGCTCAGGTGTTGCACAGAGCTGACTGGTTGGTTCATCCACATCCATGTCACCACCCACATCAGGCTCCTCTCTGTTTTCAGGCTCTAAGTTATGCCCGGGCGGTACATCACTTAGTCCTTCATCCGTGAAGAACCTGATATAGATAGTGCCCGTGGAGTAGGCGACCTTCCTGCCGCGCTCCAGAATCGTTGGCAGCTCCTCGTTGGGAATTCCTAGTATCAGGAACACACCAGGAGGGCTGCTGGTTGTTCGCGAGTAGCTGAACAAGACCCACTGTGACACCTTATACCACGGGTTTTGATGAGATAGGACTTGATGTAGTTGGCCTATCTCCCCGTCGTAGTCCGGGACATATAGCCCCGACCTTACCCTAATTGGTATTTCGGTCTGTTGTATCACAGTGAGTTTTGTTCCGCTCTTTGGTGATGTTAAATTTGGTACCACGTTCTTGAGCCAGCTAAGTGCTTGGTCGTCGTGGCACCACATTTTTAGGACACCCTCGCTGAGGAAGGCTTTACCTTCAAACGCCGGGGCGTATCGGGTTTGGCCTGGCGCCAAGGGTTCGATACAGGCCGCGAAAATCGCCTTCTGTATCAGACCCTGTATGGTGTTCGCCTCAGCTTGAGTTAAGTCAGTCCTAGGGGTAGTTGTCACAGCCACACTCAAGTGCGATTGGACGGCTTTCGCGTAGTGGTCATTCGCGTCTCGGTGTGGTCTGTGGTCCGTTCGTGGTCGTTTATATTCCCCCCTGGGTGAGATCGAGTCGTCAGGTCTATTCCTTTTGTTGTTAGGTTGACTTGACGACGGTCCGGGGTTGTTCTGTGTGTCTGGTTGTGTTATTCCCCTATTCCGCTTCCTAGAGCGGGGGTGAGCCCGCTTATTAGGTGGGTTGGGGACTTTTTGTAAGTTGTCACTGTCTGGtttggttgttgttgttgttgttgttgtcgttGGGGGTCGAGCGGTGTTGGAACCGTCAGGGCCCGTTGCGCCCCGCGTCCGGATTGGGTTCCCTTTGGGGTCGGTGTGACCACCATCGTTCCCCCTGTCCATGACCACGGTTTGCCCAGCCCTTCCGGTGGTGGTGCTCGACTCTCCCGAGGCATGTGGGTAATAGAATACACAtcactgatattaaatccaatttagacttcctattgttcattgaagaaaattgtaaaaatcattataggatatattcggatggttctaaaaatgagaaatttgtaagttctgctttctatgattcacagttaaaaaaatgtagatcatataaattaaactctgactgcagtgtgtttactgctgaatgcgttgccctgttcaaggcattggaatatatcaaagaagaattaatgtttaaaatgaataactatgttttaataacagactcgaaaagtgttcttttagctataaataattttaattttagtaattataaattagtttatattattttccaaattaaaaatgtactacttaatttaaaacaaaggggaattaatatagaatttgtttaggtaccctcccacagaggcataacaggaaatgaagtggttgattctgctacaagaagaagtaatttttatgaagattgtTCAAGTAGCATCAAAGTGCCATTAACGGATTTATGCAAAACAATtaagacaaaagaaattgtggagtgaagtgtgggatgtgactaataaaaataaaggaaaatggtatgcggaaattcaaaaggaaataccaatacaaccatggtatttcaaaacgaagtgtgaatctagaaaatttacatcattaatgaatagactgagatttggtcactgtttggtgccaacacacctgaataaaataaaaatactaaacagtaaaaaatgcaactattttgattatgaggaggctgatgttaatcatatgatactcaaatgtccagcttttggcatacaaagacttatattagccagtgatctaaacactataaatatggaacaaaaacaaaaaattgattttgcccgccatgtaaaggacttgttgtgtaaaacgtcatattttaagtctatttttaattatataagtaatactataattaaagtgtaaaaacgttagactaattagttataagcaattttgtatttttagaataatatttagttattagcaattttgtatttttacaatttgtaaatttttgaaaggccttaaaggactgttatccagggccgtaaaataaattaaaaaaaaaaaattctatctACGGTTGTATACGTTGTATATATAGTGcgaacagagacgcagctaacttattttttgtcccttatcgtgtaactggttttttcaagaatacatacaacttacatacaagaagttgcaaaacgaactttgagaattcgtggcgtcattgtatttctcattagttatttacttgttttcacttgaaaaacgtttaatacaaatatttgtcgtgttattcatcgttacgttgtgctatcgctatctcacacgcggttacacagtactttagtctggctttttagggttccgtagccgaatggaaaaaacggaacccttatagattcgtcatgtatgtcacagccacttttttccgaaactataagagctatactgttgaaacttggtaagtagatgtatcttgtgaaccgcattaagatttttacacaaaaatagaaagaaaacaataaaatttggatgttgtatagaagcaggcgttactttgcggaagtccatgatatacaatgaaccaaaagcttaattagctgtaatccgctgaaacaggtcgaatctgtatggtgcaacatgcaccgcccgccctcccactgctaaacatgcagaaaGATGATGAAAggtgcatgttgcaccatacagattcgacctgtttcagcggattacagcaaattaagcttttggttcattgaataaattttggggttccccatacttagtaGCACTGAaacggatttttttttcatcaaactcatacgTGCGGGGTGGTAtctatctatggataggtcttcaaaaatcaTATTGAGGTTTgttatatcatttttttctaaactgaatagtttgcgcgagagacacttccaaagtggtaaaatatgccccccccctgtaacttctaaaataagagaatgataaaactaaaaaaaataagtaggtatattatgatgtacattaccatgcaaacttccaccgaaaattggtttaaacgagatctagtaagtagtttttgatttatcgcacAGCTCCCACGGGCCTGCGCTTACCCAGTGGCCAGTGCCAAAGAGAATCATGGTGCgagcaagcgcgggtgacgtgcgggtgtgcggggcggcccccacctcataccccgattaccatctcgaccggtcgcgtactatagtaatTCCGTAATATAGGTCCGGGGTTATTTTGGCTAAGTATAAAACTTACCACTTCATACATTTCCAAGGCATTGTAGGCACTCTATAGAATTC
This genomic stretch from Maniola hyperantus chromosome 2, iAphHyp1.2, whole genome shotgun sequence harbors:
- the LOC138403638 gene encoding uncharacterized protein, encoding MDLIISVDSNASHHNLWGCTANNKRGESLINFLLTTNLTIINMGTEPTFVTSRYQTIIDLTLASTRAADHVKNWRVSDEPSLSDHRRICYELDLMITQHVPKRNPRKTNILKYKNLLTQQIGVSKPKNINDIDNIEGNVNKLTKYIRTSYEQACPLKKNNIKQPSKNSWWGPDLERMRKKLRHLFNRAKNTKQEQDWDNYKEAQYQYNKRVRENEKNSWQKFCTSIESNDTAARIRKILANDNTRTLGSLRIARG